The Medicago truncatula cultivar Jemalong A17 chromosome 4, MtrunA17r5.0-ANR, whole genome shotgun sequence genome includes a region encoding these proteins:
- the LOC11408465 gene encoding uncharacterized protein yields MDCNKEEALRAKEIAEKKMENRDFAGARKFALKAQRLYPVLENIAQMLVVCDVHCSAEQKVFGDEINWYGILQLERTAGDAMIKKQFRKFALQLHPDKNKFAGAEAAFKLIGEAQRVLSDREKRTRYDMKLNVNKTAMPPRSNQPKVPTNFNSATKNNVRTNFTNSNTQQPPQQQNKQPPQQQNGVRRTFWTACPFCSVKYEYYREILNKSLRCQQCHRLFVAYILDMQGTSPTTNPSQQASKANVGSQGNSHAEKSNTKPFKKKGPVGVSRKPDVKRKRNQVEEFSQSSDSTSSSDSEDETVAGKNGFPGVGNHSTEQPRRSVRQKHNVSYSDNMNGTDNDLLRPSKRGQENGSHCGDGRSYRETAKTNDQNGLAADPKNEHEKVKQKQEEKIRAGGKEAAEGSKQMDKTFEHSSPGSTSKTSNCPNAYVYPDAEFSDFDKDRKKECFAPGQIWAIYDSIDGMPRFYALIRKVLSPGFQLQATWLEPRPDDNDEIKWVDEELPVACGKFKLCNTEIIEDHLTFSHLVMFKRNGRNTFQVYPRKGETWALFKNWDITWYKDEESHRQYEYEFVEILSDYVEGEGVHVAYLGKLKGFVSIFIQIMKEDNQPFQIPSAELFRFSHRIPSFKMTGQEGVDVHLGYLEFDPASLPMNLEEIAVTQNLDMRTGHSSCGSENARTSKRSKPSMSPEDIVSTPKVKVDTSNLTDVKDSLDDMDDCHASASTPEAFEIPDAQFFNFETGRSLDKFQVGQIWAFYSDEDGMPKYYGQIKKVVTSPTIELHVYWLACCWLPENTTKWEDDGMLTSCGRFKVIKTKDFLSIYSNLSCISHQVQADPIGKNYTIYPRKGEVWALYRKWSNKIKCSDLKNWDYDIVEVLEVADLFIETSILEHVTGFSSVFRGKSIEGSSGNLRIPKKELLRFSHQIPAFKLTEEHGDLRGFWELDPGALPPSFLWP; encoded by the coding sequence ATGGACTGCAACAAAGAAGAGGCCTTAAGGGCCAAGGAAATCGCGGAAAAGAAGATGGAAAACAGGGATTTTGCGGGAGCTCGTAAATTTGCTCTTAAGGCTCAGCGTCTGTATCCTGTTTTGGAAAATATAGCTCAAATGCTTGTTGTTTGTGATGTGCACTGCTCTGCTGAGCAGAAAGTATTTGGTGATGAGATCAATTGGTATGGAATTCTTCAGCTAGAACGTACAGCTGGTGATGCAATGATTAAGAAGCAGTTCCGAAAGTTTGCTCTTCAACTTCATCCTGATAAAAACAAGTTTGCCGGTGCTGAAGCTGCATTTAAGCTGATTGGAGAAGCTCAAAGAGTGCTTTCAGACAGAGAAAAACGAACTAGGTATGACATGAAGCTTAATGTGAACAAAACTGCTATGCCGCCGCGTTCTAATCAACCGAAGGTTCCTACGAATTTCAATTCTGCAACGAAAAACAATGTCAGGACCAATTTTACAAACTCGAACACCCAGCAGCCTCCACAGCAGCAAAATAAGCAGCCTCCGCAGCAGCAGAACGGTGTGCGCCGTACTTTCTGGACTGCCTGCCCATTTTGTTCCGTGAAGTATGAGTACTACAgagaaattttgaataaatctCTTCGCTGTCAACAATGCCATAGGCTCTTCGTTGCATATATTCTGGATATGCAAGGTACATCACCAACAACTAACCCAAGTCAGCAAGCTTCCAAGGCGAATGTTGGATCTCAAGGCAACTCGCATGCTGAGAAGTCCAATACAAAGCCGTTCAAGAAAAAAGGCCCTGTTGGTGTCTCTAGAAAGCCAGATGTGAAGAGAAAGAGGAATCAAGTGGAAGAATTTAGTCAAAGCTCTGATTCTACAAGCAGCAgtgattctgaagatgaaaCAGTTGCTGGTAAGAATGGTTTTCCAGGTGTAGGAAACCATTCAACTGAGCAGCCACGTAGATCTGTGCGACAGAAGCATAATGTTTCCTACAGTGATAACATGAATGGCACTGACAATGACTTGTTACGACCTTCAAAAAGGGGTCAGGAGAATGGATCACATTGTGGTGATGGTCGAAGTTACAGGGAGACTGCTAAAACAAATGATCAGAATGGTTTAGCAGCTGATCCAAAAAATGAACATGAAAAGGTAAAACAGAAACAGGAGGAAAAGATAAGGGCAGGCGGAAAAGAAGCTGCGGAAGGGTCAAAGCAGATGGATAAAACTTTTGAGCATTCTTCTCCAGGTTCAACCTCCAAGACATCAAATTGTCCAAATGCTTATGTTTATCCTGATGCAGAGTTCAGTGATTTTGACAAGGACAGAAAAAAAGAATGTTTTGCACCTGGGCAGATTTGGGCTATCTATGATTCAATAGATGGCATGCCTAGATTCTACGCGTTAATTAGAAAAGTGCTCTCTCCTGGATTTCAGTTGCAGGCAACATGGCTTGAACCACGTCCAGATGACAATGATGAAATCAAATGGGTAGATGAGGAATTGCCTGTTGCTTGTGGGAAATTTAAACTTTGTAACACTGAAATCATTGAAGATCATCTGACGTTTTCTCATCTGGTTATGTTCAAAAGGAATGGCCGCAATACTTTTCAAGTGTATCCTAGAAAAGGAGAAACTTGGGCTCTTTTCAAAAATTGGGATATCACATGGTACAAGGATGAGGAATCTCACAGGCAGTATGAATACGAGTTTGTTGAAATCTTGTCAGATTATGTTGAAGGTGAGGGTGTACATGTTGCATACTTAGGTAAGTTGAAAGGTTTTGTAAGCATCTTCATTCAAATTATGAAAGAAGATAACCAGCCATTTCAAATTCCATCCGCGGAGTTATTTAGATTCTCTCACAGGATTCCATCTTTCAAAATGACTGGTCAGGAAGGAGTAGATGTTCATTTAGGATATTTAGAATTTGATCCTGCATCTTTACCAATGAATCTTGAAGAGATTGCTGTTACTCAAAATTTGGATATGAGGACTGGACATAGTTCATGTGGCAGCGAGAATGCAAGGACTTCAAAAAGATCAAAACCCTCGATGTCACCTGAAGATATTGTATCCACTCCCAAGGTCAAAGTTGACACAAGCAATTTGACTGATGTAAAGGATTCTCTTGATGATATGGATGACTGCCATGCTTCAGCTTCAACCCCAGAAGCTTTTGAAATTCCAGATGCTCAATTCTTCAACTTTGAAACTGGGAGGTCCCTTGATAAGTTCCAGGTTGGTCAAATATGGGCATTTTACAGTGATGAGGATGGAATGCCGAAATACTATGGTCAGATTAAAAAAGTTGTCACTAGTCCTACTATTGAATTGCATGTTTATTGGCTTGCTTGCTGCTGGCTGCCAGAGAATACCACTAAATGGGAAGATGACGGCATGCTTACTTCCTGTGGCAGATTTAAAGTCATCAAAACAAAAGATTTTCTCTCTATTTACAGTAACCTGTCTTGTATTTCACATCAAGTACAAGCTGATCCTATTGGCAAGAATTACACAATATATCCGAGGAAAGGGGAAGTATGGGCTCTATATAGGAAATggtcaaataaaatcaagtgTTCTGACCTTAAAAATTGGGACTATGACATAGTGGAAGTTCTTGAAGTAGCTGATTTGTTTATAGAGACTTCAATTTTGGAGCATGTTACTGGTTTTAGTTCTGTTTTCAGGGGAAAGTCAATAGAAGGTTCTTCAGGCAACTTGAGAATACCAAAAAAAGAATTGCTTAGGTTCTCTCACCAAATTCCAGCTTTCAAACTAACAGAAGAGCATGGCGATCTGAGAGGCTTCTGGGAACTTGATCCGGGTGCGCTACCGCCTTCATTCCTATGGCCTTAG
- the LOC11406920 gene encoding pentatricopeptide repeat-containing protein At2g36980, mitochondrial, with product MRPCLIRATSEIVSLARSGRICHARKLFDEMPERDTVAWNAMLTAYSRLGLYQQTFDLFDSMRRISDSKPDNFSYSAAINSCAGASDIRFGTKLHSLVVVSGYQSSLPVANALIDMYGKCFNPNDARKVFDEMNYSNEVTWCSLLFAYANTCRFDMAFEIFRSMPEKVEIAWNIIIAAHARCGEVEACLHLFKEMCENLYQPDQWTFSALMSACTESMESLHGCMMHCFVIKSGWSTAMEVNNSIVSFYAKLECHGDAVKVFNSGGAFNQVSWNAIIDAHMKVGDTQKALLAFQQAPEKNIVSWTSMIVGYTRNGNGDLALSLFLDMKRNSFQLDDLVAGAVLHACASLAILVHGKMVHSCIIHLGLDKYLFVGNSLINMYAKCGDIEGSKLALRGINDKDLVSWNSMLFAFGLNGRGNEAICMFREMVASGVRPDEVTFTGLLMTCSHLGLIDEGFAFFQSMSLEYGLVQGMDHVACMVDMLGRGGYVAEAQSLARKYSKTSRDKTNSCEVLLGACHAHGDLGTGSSVGEYVKNLEPKKEVGYVLLSNMYCASGKWKEAEMVRKEMMDQGVKKVPGCSWIEIRNVVTAFVSGNNLYPCMADISKILYFLELEMRHTRPINFDIE from the coding sequence ATGCGTCCTTGTTTGATCCGGGCCACATCTGAGATAGTATCATTAGCACGTTCCGGTCGAATTTGCCACGCACGCAaactgtttgatgaaatgcctgAACGAGATACAGTTGCTTGGAATGCCATGTTAACTGCCTATTCCCGCCTTGGACTTTaccaacaaacttttgatctcTTCGATAGCATGAGGAGAATATCCGATTCCAAACCCGATAATTTCTCTTACTCTGCAGCCATCAATTCATGTGCCGGTGCATCTGATATTCGTTTTGGAACAAAACTTCATTCTTTGGTTGTTGTTTCAGGGTATCAGTCTTCTCTTCCTGTCGCTAACGCGCTCATTGATATGTATGGAAAGTGTTTCAATCCTAATGATGCAAGAAAAGTGTTTGATGAGATGAATTATAGTAATGAAGTGACATGGTGTTCACTTCTGTTTGCTTATGCAAACACTTGTAGGTTTGATATGGCTTTTGAAATTTTTCGTAGTATGCCTGAAAAGGTTGAGATTGCTTGGAATATAATTATTGCGGCCCATGCTCGTTGTGGTGAAGTTGAAGCATGCTTGCATTTGTTTAAAGAGATGTGTGAGAATTTGTATCAGCCAGATCAATGGACTTTCAGTGCTCTAATGAGTGCTTGTACTGAGTCGATGGAATCGTTACATGGCTGTATGATGCATTGTTTTGTGATTAAATCTGGTTGGAGTACTGCTATGGAGGTAAATAACTCAATTGTAAGCTTTTATGCTAAATTAGAATGTCATGGTGATGCTGTGAAGGTGTTTAACTCTGGTGGTGCTTTTAATCAAGTGTCTTGGAACGCAATCATTGATGCGCATATGAAAGTGGGGGATACCCAGAAAGCTCTTCTTGCTTTCCAGCAAGCCCCGGAGAAAAATATTGTATCTTGGACTTCTATGATTGTTGGGTATACGAGAAATGGGAATGGAGATTTAgctttaagtttgtttttagACATGAAAAGGAACTCTTTCCAGCTTGATGATTTAGTAGCTGGAGCGGTCCTTCATGCTTGTGCTAGCTTGGCAATCTTAGTTCATGGAAAAATGGTCCACAGTTGCATAATTCATCTTGGTTTAGACAAGTATTTATTTGTTGGCAATAGCTTGATTAATATGTATGCTAAGTGCGGTGACATAGAAGGTTCAAAGCTCGCTTTACGTGGCATTAATGACAAGGACCTGGTTTCCTGGAATTCAATGTTGTTTGCATTTGGACTAAATGGGAGGGGTAATGAAGCTATATGCATGTTCAGAGAAATGGTGGCATCTGGTGTAAGACCTGATGAAGTAACCTTCACAGGGCTGCTAATGACTTGCAGCCATTTGGGGCTTATTGATGAAGGCTTTGCTTTCTTTCAATCAATGAGTTTGGAATATGGACTTGTCCAAGGAATGGATCATGTGGCATGCATGGTGGATATGCTTGGTCGAGGCGGATATGTAGCCGAAGCTCAAAGTTTAGCTAGGAAGTATTCAAAGACAAGTAGAGATAAGACCAACTCATGTGAGGTTCTACTTGGTGCATGCCATGCACATGGTGATTTGGGAACAGGGAGCTCTGTGGGAGAATATGTAAAGAATTTAGAGCCTAAGAAAGAGGTTGGTTATGTATTGTTGTCAAATATGTATTGTGCAAGTGGGAAGTGGAAGGAGGCAGAGATGGTAAGAAAGGAAATGATGGACCAAGGGGTGAAGAAAGTGCCTGGCTGTAGTTGGATTGAGATAAGAAATGTGGTGACTGCATTTGTATCAGGAAATAATTTATATCCTTGCATGGCTGATATATCTAAGATACTATACTTCCTTGAATTAGAAATGAGACACACACGGCCCattaattttgatattgaaTGA
- the LOC112420955 gene encoding protein MAIN-LIKE 2-like, which translates to MREVASGDQHLPHADGEMTVTLDDVACLTHLPIEGRMLDHGKKMPKHEGAALLMTYLGVAQHEAEKICNQEYGGYISYPRLRDFYTSYLGRANVLAGTEDPEEVEELERVRTYCVRCYLLYLVGCLLFGDRSNKRIELIYLTTMADGYAGMRNYSWGAMTLAYLYGELADACRPGHRALGGSVTLLTAWFLA; encoded by the exons atgcgagaggtggcatccggagaccagcaccttccacatgccgatggggagatgactgtgacattggatgatgtcgcatgtctcacgcatcttcctattgaggggcggatgttggACCATGGAAAGAAGATGCCCAAgcatgagggagcggcactgCTGATGACGTATCTGGGTGTGGCCCAGCATGAGGCTGAGAAGATCTGCAACCAGgagtacggtgggtacattagctaccccaggctgagggacttctatacctcgtaccttggtagggccaacGTATTGGCGGGTACGGAGGATCCTGAGGAGGTTGAGGAGCTGGAGAGGGTCAGGACATACTGCGTCCGGTGTTACCTTCTGTACTTggtcggatgcttgttgtttggcgatagaagcaacaagcgcatcgagctgatatatttgacgaccatggcggacggctacgcagggatgcgtaattattcctggggagCTATGACCCTCGCCTACCTATACGGCGAGTTGGCGGATGCATGTAGGCCTGGACACAGAGCGCTTGGggggagcgtgacactgctcact gcatggtttttggc atga